The Gordonia terrae genome contains the following window.
GCGCATCCCCGACGCCGCCGGGACCACCGTGCCCGTGCAGTTGGGCAGCGACAACTCGATCTCGACCATTCCCACCCTGATCTTCGCCGTCGGCGTGCTGCTGATGGGTGTCCTGGTGGTGCGCCGGGTCCCCGGCGGTCTGCTGATCGGCATCGCCATCACGACCGTGTTGTCGATCGTGCTGGAGCAGATCTTCGACTACGGGTCGAGCGTCGACAACCCCTCGGGCTGGGGACTGAGTGTGCCCGACATCCCGAACGCCCTCGGCGGTCTGCCCGATCTCAGCCTGGTCGGCGACGTCGACCTGTTCGGTGCATTCACGCGGATCGGGGTGCTGGCGGCGTCGGTGCTGGTGTTCGCCCTGGTGCTCTCCAACTTCTTCGACGCGATGGGCACGATGACCGGCCTCGGCAAGGAGGCCGGGCTGGCCGACGAGAAGGGCAACCTGCCCGGGATCGGCCGCGCGCTGGTGGTCGAGGGCACCGGTGCCATCGCCGGCGGTGCCGCCTCGGCGTCGTCGAACACCGTGTTCGTCGAGTCCGCGTCCGGTATCGCCGAAGGTGCGCGCACCGGCCTGGCCAACGTCGTGACCGGTGTGCTGTTCCTTGTGGCGATGTTCCTGACACCGCTCTACGAGGTGATCCCGCTCGAGGCGGTCGCCCCCGCGCTGGTGGTCGTCGGTGCCATGATGATCGGCCAGCTCACGACCGTCGACTTCAAGCGGCTCGACTTCGCGCTGCCGGCGTTCCTGACCGTGGTCACGATGCCCTTCACCTACTCGATCGCCAACGGCATCGGCATCGGCTTCATCAGCTGGGTCGTGATGGCGACCGCGGCGGGCAAGGCGCGTACGGTGCACCCGTTGCTCTGGTTCGTCGCCGCGGTGTTCGTGGCCTACTTCGCGCGCGGACCCATCTCCGACCTCATCGGCTGACGGACTCGCGCGACGTTCGTCCGGGTTTGCCCGATTCAGTGTCGTCCGCCCGATGCAATTTGGTTGCGGTCGGGGCTGGGTACCGTTTTCCTGGCCTACCCTTTGTGAATGCATTCACCATACGGTGACGGAAGTCTGTCGGGCGATCTGTCCCTCGCCGTGGTGCGCCTCGCGCGCCGACTCCGGGGTCGGCGCGAGAACAAACTCGTATCGCTCACACAGCTGTCCGCCCTCAACACCCTCCACCACGAAGGACCGATGACGCCGGGCGCACTCGCGGCCGCCGAGCGGGTCCGCCCTCCGTCCATGACCCGGGTGATCGCGTCGCTGTCGGATCTGGGGATGATCAAGCGCGAACCGCACCCGACCGACGGCCGCCAGGCCATCGTGACGTTGTCGCCGGAGGGTGTCGATGTCGTGATCGACGAACTCGCCGCACGCAAGGCGTGGTTGAGCGACCGACTCGCCGAACTCTCCGCCGACGAGCGGGAGATCCTGCGCGAGGGCGTGCAGATCGTCAACAAGATCCTCGGACAGGCCGACACCGACGTACCGCGCTCACGCGCGATCTGATCCCTGCTCCCTGGTCCGGAACTTCCGCGAACCGCTGGTCCTGATCCGAAAGAAGCACGGCCTACCGCCCCCTAATCCGAAAGAACCACAAACCCACTGGTCCCTGAGGTGCGAGGAGCGATAGCGACGAGCCTCGAAGGGCCTGGTGAGATACCCTGCGAGACCCTTCGAGGCTCGCTTCGCTCGCACCTCAGGGAGCAGAAGATGAACGCTCCTGTCGTCGTCCACTACAGCCGCGAGGTCCGCTGACCGGTCTCCCCGCTCCGTGAGGAGTCCCGGAGCTTGCGGAGGGACGTCTCGAAGGGTCAGAAGAACGTGCCGGAGAACGGTGCGCGATCGGTCATGAACGCGTGGTCGAGGGCCCTCAGCGTCGCCGGGGAGTCGACGTGCAGGCGTCCCGCCGCCGCGAAGGCCGAGGGGCGGATCCCGCCCAGGTAGATGCTGGAGAGCACCGAGATGTCCAGCCGCACAGTGGGCGTCGCACCCGCCTTCGCCGGCGCGACGATCGCCCCGCCCTCGCGTACCGAGATGTCGAAAACGCCTCCGTGCCCGCGGAACTCGTCGGTCACCTCGATCACGGCGTCGAGATCGGCCGCATAGTGGCGGGCGCCGAGCGCTGCCGGGACGTCGAGGATGCGCAGCCACATCGTGTCCGAGGTGCCGGTCACCGACACCGACCGCGGATTGACCAGTTTCTGTGGCAGCGGATCGTCGACGGGGATGCTCGCGGTGATCGACGGGATGAGGTCGAGGTTGATCAGAACGCGCCACAGGTCGGTGTGCGCGTCGTCGGTGACCGCGAAGACCTCGTTGACCTCGCCGCGCACCGCGCCGGTCTCGTCCTTGTAGATGCGGTAGCTCGCGTAGCCGTCGGCGTGCAGCAGGTAGTGCAGTCCGCTCGCCGACAGGGGCCGCTCCGACGCCCGGTCGGCCAGGATGGGATTCCACCAGGCGGGGGTGCGGGTGAGGGCGCCTGGCGTGGTGAGGGTCCACCGGGCGTGGAGGTCGGGGATCGCCGCGGCCACCGCGTCGGCGTCGGCGTACCGGACGGTGGCGTCCTCGGGCTGCGCGGCCCGCATCGCCGCGCCCGGCGTCAACGACACCGAGTTCGCGAAACACGCCGGGCCGAAGCCGAACCGTTCGTAGATGGTTCCCTCGCTGGCGGTGAGGATCCCGAAGGTGTACTTCTCCGTCTCCCACTGCTCGACGAGTTCGGTGAGCATGCGGCGCAGGATGCCGCGACGCCGGTGGGTCGAGGCGACCGACACCCACGACAGTCCGGCCGCGTCGGACACACCGCCTCCGGGCAGCGACATCGACATCCGGTAGAACATCGCCACCCCGACGAGCGGTCGGGCGTCCAGACCGGTGTCGCGCACCAGCACGACGTCGTCGTCGGCGACCTTGCCCCGCAGATCGGCGACCTCGTCGTCGGGCAGCGGGTTGCGCATGGCGAACGCACGGGCATCGGTGGTGATGATGTCGGCCCAGTCCGCGTCGGTGGCGCGGTCGAGGGACAGACGTGACATCGGAGTCGAATCGCTGGTCACGCCTTCCACAGTTTCACACCCGTGCGCTGCCGGTTTCGTCCGGGTGGCACACTGTTGCGGTGCCCGGGCTCGCAGTGAACGTGATCGACATCGACGACCCGGCGGACCCGCGGGTCGACGACTTCCGCGATCTGAACTCCGTCGACCGACGACCGGACCTGCCGGTCCTGCCCGGTGGGCGTCCCGGTCGCGGTCTCGTCATCGCCGAGGGCGTCCTCGTCGCGCAGCGGATGATCGCCTCGCGCTTCGAGACCCATGCATTCCTGGGTGTCGCCAAGCGGCTCGACGAACTCGACGCCGATCTGCGGGACCCCTCGCTGACCGGCGTGCCGTTCTTCCGTGCCACCGCCGAGGTGATGGCCGAGGTCGTCGGCTTCCACCTCAACCGGGGCGTGCTCGCGGTCGCCCGGCGCCCGGTGGCGCTCACGGTGCCCGACATCCTCTCCAGCGCACGGACCGTCGCGATCCTCGAAGGTGTCAACGACCACGAGAACATCGGTTCGATCTTTCGCAACGCCGCCGGATTGGGCGTCGACGCAGTACTTTTCGGTCAGGGTTGCGCCGATCCGCTGTACCGCCGGTGCGTGCGGGTGTCGATGGGTCATGCACTGCTCGTGCCGTTCGCGCGGTTCGACGACTGGCCGCGCGGTCTGGACCTCCTGCGGGACCGCGACTTCCAACTGGTCTCGATGACACCCGACCCCGACGCCGTGACCCTCGCCGAAGCCGTCACCGCCGAGAAGGTCGGTTTCCTCGTCGGGGCCGAGGGGCCCGGCCTGACGGCGTCGGCGATGGCGGCGACCGACGTGAAGGCCCGGATTCCGATGAGCCGGGGCACCGACTCGCTGAACGTGGCGACCGCGGCGGCCGTTGCGTTCTACGAACGCGCACGATCGGGCACGATGGGGGAGTGACCGTCGAGTCGGAGAGCGGCGAGCCGACGCCGTGGGCCCTGGGGATCATCGTCGGCGTCTTCAGTGCGTTGTTCGCCGCGTTCGTCCTGGTCGGCGTCTATCAACTCATCGGCGGGATATTCCGCTTCCTCGGCATCGCCGCGGTCCTGGTCGTCGCGGGTGGACTCGGCTGGACCCTGTGGGAGTTCCGGGCGCGACCCGTGTGGCGCTGGGTGGTCTGGGGGTTGCTGCTCGGCTTCCTCGCCGGCGTCGCGTCGTCGATCGCGTTGCTCGCGCTGGGCCGTCCCGCTGCCTGACTCTCAGAAGCCGAAGTACTCGCGGATGCGGCCTCGCTTGCGGGCATGCTCGTCCGGCGGGGCCGTCCGCTCCTGCGTGCGCGAAGCCGTTGCCGCCCGGTAGTTGTCGTAGTCGGCCGCGGTCGGCTCGTACTCGGCCGGGTGAAGGGCGAAGCAGGTGACGGTGATCGACGAAGGGTCGAGATCGGACTCCGCGAGCGGGTGGGTGTAGCGGAACCCGAGCCACGCGCGATTCGACTCCTCGGCGAGGTGTGCGGGGTGAAAGGGCAGCGACATCGGCGCGGTGGGCACGCCCTCGGCATGACTCAGCGGGTGTTCACCACCCCAGAACGGTTTCTCGAAGGTGAACGGCAGGCCGTGGTCCTCGTGGATGGTCACGGGGTCGGCCGCGAAGGAGCGGCGTAGCGTCCCCGACTCCCATCGAGCGAACACGCCGAGGGACGTGTCCGGCTCGGCGTACAGCAGGGTCGTCGTCGCGCTGGGGCGGATCCGTGCGAGTGCGCGGGTCAGTGTCGACGGTGCTTTCGTCTCGAACAGCGAGCAGGACACGACGGCCAGCGGGCCGTAGAAGCCGGCGTAGACGTGGGTGTCGCGGGCTGCGGCGGCGGTCGCGAGATCGGTGTCCACGAGGGGGACGAGCACACTGTCGCCGAAGACGGCGGAGGCCAGCTGATGGGCGTGCTGAGAGTCATTGGCCGGACCGGTGCGGAGGATCGAGGCCGGATCGTCGGAGTCGATGAACCAGACGGTGGCCGCGCGCGCCGAGGCCACTCAGCTGTTCCCGTTGCTGCGCACGCCGAGCAGGACATCCTCCCACGCCGGGACAGCAGGTTTACGCGTCTTCTTCCGGCGCGGACGTTCGGGTCCGGCCGCGGGAGCCGACGGCGCGTCGTCCGTGTCGGCGTCGTCGGGCGGTGCGGGCGTGGGCTCGTCCGGGGTGTCCGCGGTGTCGCCGGAATCGGTGGGCTGGTCGTCGAAGCCGAAGTCGAACGGCACGGTGCCGTCGTCGTCGACCGGCCGCCGGTCGTGGCGCGCGCGTTGTGCACCGATGATCGAGTTCGCGTCGATGGTGACCTCTTCGCGTCCGTCCGGGGTCGTCTCTACGGCGACCTCGGGGGTGGCCACCGGGGTCAGCCGGCGACGGGGAGCGATGGTCTCGGGGTGGGTGAGTTCGTCGGCGAGATCGTCGAGCGGGTCGACGCTGCCACCGTGCGAGCCGGGCTGGTAGCGCCAGTGCGCCAGGTTGTCGGTTCGTCCGACGCTCCAGGCCACCTGCACCACCCAGTAGCCGTCGTCACCCTTCCATGCGTCCCAGTCGGCGTCGTTCGGGTTCTGGCCGTAGGCGAGGAGTCCCTCGGTGACCGACTCGACGAGCGTCGCGACGGCGGGGCCGTCGTGGCGGATGGGATGCGCGGCGCCGGCGAGTTCGGTGGCGCGGCTGCGTTCGAGGAGGACCGGGTGGGCGAAGCGTTCGATCTTGTCGACGCCCACCCCTGCTGCGGCCGCCACCTCGGCGACGGTTGCACCCGCTCGGATTCGTGCTTGGATCTCGCGTGGCCGCAATGCACTCTCCATCTCGATCTCGATCTGTCCCAGTCGTGAGATGTCGCCGCGGGCTGCGGCGCGGAGGCGTTCGTCGGAGGCGATCCGGAATTTCTCACCCGATTGCGGGTCTTGACAGATGACATGGAAGCCGTCGGTTTCCACTCCGACGACGCGGAGCTCACGCATCTGCTCCTCCTCCGGTGGGTGCACGCATTGGGGTCACATTAACTCACCGATCTGCCGATTCACTGTGGGACACGCGGCAAAACCGCAGTTCAGCACGCGTGGGGCTCAAGCGACGCCAGCGGTCGATGCGTCGGATGTGGTCTGTGGGAACCAGGCTACCGGTTCGTGAACCACGACCGGCGCGCCGCAACGATCTGTGCGGCGCGCCGGTGGTCGACGGATCTACGAGGCGGTCAGAGACGCTCGACGATGTAGTCGATGCACTCGGTGAGCTTGCTGACGTCCTCGGGCTCGATGGCCGGGAACATGCCGATGCGCAGCTGGTTCCGACCCAGCTTGCGGTACGGCTCGGTGTCGACGACCCCGTGCGCGCGAAGGATTTTGGCGACGGCCGCGGCGTCCACATCGTCGTCGAAGTCGATGGTGCCGACGACCTGGCTGCGGTTGGCTGCCCCGGTGACGAACGGGGTCGCGAACTGGCTGGCCTCGGCCCACCGGTAGAGGCGTGAGCTGGAATCGGCGGTGCGCGAGACACACCAGTCCAGGCCGCCGTTGTTGTTCATCCACTCGATCTGGTTGGCGAACAGCAGCAGCGATCCGACAGCCGGGGTGTTGTAGGTCTGGTTCTTGCTGCTGTTGTCGACGGCGGTCGGCAGCGACAGGAACTCCGGGCACCACCGGTCGGTTTCGGCGATCTCCGCGACGCGGGCGAGCGCACGCGGGCTCATCAGGGCGACCCAGAGTCCACCGTCGGACGCGAAGCACTTCTGCGGCGCGAAGTAGTAGACGTCGGCATCGGCGATGTCCACGGGCAGGCCGCCCGCACCCGAGGTGGCATCGATGGCGATGAGCGCGTCATCGGAACCGGCCGGACGCACGACGGGAACCGCCACACCCGTCGAGGTCTCGTTGTGGGCCCAGCCGATGAGGTCGACGCCGCCGAAGTCGTCCGCGGTCAGCGCGGCCGGATCGGGTGCGGTGCCGGGGTCGGTCGAGATGACCGCGGGGGAGTCGAGGAAGGGGGCCTTCTTCGCGACCGTCGCGAACTTCGACGAGAACTCGCCGTAGGTGAGGTGCAGCGAACGCTGCTTGATCAGGCCGAACGCCGCGGCATCCCAGAACGCGGTGGTGCCACCGTTGGAGATCACGACCTCGTAGCCCTCGGGCAGGGAGAACAGGTTCGACAGGCCCTCGCGGATCGAGCCCACGACGTTCTTCACCGGGGCCTGACGGTGGCTGGTGCCGAACACCGACGCACCGGTGTCGACGAGGGACTGCAACTGCTCGGGGCGCACCTTCGACGGTCCGCAACCGAAGCGGCCGTCCGACGGCAGCAGGTCGGCGGGCAGGGTGACGGGTGCGGTGGCGGCTTCGCTCATGTCGGCAATTCTAGGGAGTGGTCCCCGCCACCTCGGGTTCGGTCCCTGCAAACCCGGTGACAGCGCCGTCTCCGGCTCGGTTGCCTCTGCATGTACGCGCGACGAGTGCAAGACGCGCCTGTGCACATGAGTGTGCGGCTCAGGCGGACTGGCGTCCGATGATCGTGTCCAGATGGCCGACGAACTGCGACAGGAACGCGTCCTCGCCGTAGAAATTGAGCTTCCAGAACACGGCCTGGCTACCTCCGGATGTGATGGCGACCAGGTTGAGCTCACGTCCGCGACCTATCAGCGTGACGGTCAGACTCAGCCGATTGTTACCAACCATGCTGTAACGCTCGAAGACGAGAGTTGCGCAACGGACGTCGCCGACCGTGATGTCGCTGCCCGCCTCGTAACTGGCCGACGAGCTGCCGTTGAGAACGCAGGCGTGGATTGCGTGGAGGACTTCGTCGAAGTCGCCGGTGAAGGCGCGCTCGTGCTTGGACATGTGTTCTCCTTGGTGTTTCGGTGGCGAGCGCGTCCGGCCACGTCAGCTATCTCTCGATCCGATGTGATCACGGGGGTGGCCACTCGGGCGACTGAGGAAGCACCGGGAACTGTTCCGGCCGAGGTGAAATCGCGGTCACCGAGTCCGTGTCTTCGGTCACGACCTGGCCGCGGTACGCGGGATGTGATCGGACGATTTCTCTTCCTCGGGACAGGCATGTCGCCATTCTCGGATCGTCGCGGACGCTGCGGTATACGACCTGCCACGGTTCGAACGCGTCGAAACGAGGGGCCCTGTCGCCGGAGTCGATCGGCGCAACTCGGTTTGCATCCTGTCGCGGATCGATCGCATCAGGCGATCGGGTGGCGTCTACGGCGTAAGCCGAGCCGCCGAGATATCCACCGGCCTTGGGTTCGTCGAGCTTAGGGATCAGCCCGAAGTTGTAAGCGCAAACGAGGGCATGAACAGAGTCGCGCGTAGAGGAGAGCGACGCAAGGTGAACGAACAGGGTGCCGTGCTTAGCGGTCAGATTGGTGCGGTCTCCGCTGAAGGTGTAGGCGCCCGGGATGCCGAAAGCGTCCTCGGCCGCGGCCTCTGCTCCAGGATAGTTTCGTGGACCAGGGACGCTGAGAATGCTCCCTGCCTCAGTGGTCGCGCGCACGACTTCGGCCGGACGGGAATGAAGATCGACTCCGGGTTCGCTTGACCAGACAACGTTGATCCTGCCAACCAGATGATGAGGGAATCGATAGGTGGCGGGGGTCTGCACGGAGGCCGGAGCATCTCCTGCCATTTGAGCTGTCGTGGCTGCCGCTGAAGACGAAGCCCTGTTGAGGCTGCGAACACGCGGTCAGAGGCAATACGATCACCGCGCACGCTGCAAGTTTGAAGTAATCGATCCGCATCGGTCTACTTGAATGTCGCAAGCTGTCTAGTCAGGATTCCGGCCATGCGGGAGACTGAGGCAGAGTCGGAAACCCTCTTTCGCCGAACAGTTTCGGCACCAACTCCGCAGGGGATCCGTCGGACGCGAAAGGGCTCTGGCCGGAGTACGCCGGAATCTGATCGAGCATTCGGGCTGCCCATCGACTGCAGGGTCGCTCACTGAAGGGCGGTTCCGGCGGCGCTGGAGTCCCTCGTCGAACTGCATCGAACTTCCACGGGTAGAAAACGTCGAAATTCGGGGCACGCGCGGTCGCCCCTGCAACTACATCCCGACCGACACCTGCCCGTGGATCGGTCTTGCCTCCGGGAAGTTGGGCAACGAAGCTGAATTCGGTCGCGTTGAGGTAATCGCTCTCCGGCTCTTGTGTCTTCACATCGGCGCGACCGTTGGTTGTGTAACACCCGCGGGCGGAGACTTGGTTTTCGCTGGAATCCAGCTCGAGGATGGTGGCGTACAGAGTGCCGAAATACGCTGGCTTATCACCTTCCGGCTGTTCGGGTGCGAAGAGGCAACTCATACGATGGTCGACGGCCGGGGCGGGAGCGGCGGCAACTGCACCGGGATAAGCGGCCTGCCGGCCGAAGATCGACAACTGGCATGACTCAACATAGGCGCGCGCCAACTCGGCTGCTCTGCTGTAAAGGTTGATTTGGTCGGGTGCAGACCAGACCGCGTTGTAGGGACCGGCCACCCCAGTGGGGAAACGGTAAGTACTGGGCTCGGAACTCGAACTCGTCGAGGCTGGCATCTTCCCGCGTCCATTGTCCTGCGGCGATACCGATGTCGAGCAAGAGATGACGGAGAGTACTGCACATAGCGCAATGACAGTGAGAACCGATGGAGGCCGGAGTAGGAGTTTCATCTATTCGGGGCCGTTCAGAATCATGTTGTCGTAGTTGTCGGGATCGGTTGGATCGAAATGCTTTCTACCATCCGTGTCCCCGGTGCTGGTGCCGGCGTGCAGTGAAGCGACAAGGCTGGATTCAGATCCCAATGCTCTTTCCATCGCGCCTAATAGCTCGCCGGTATCGCCATTGTGCTCACTAAGGATTTGGGCCAATGGTTTGAGTCGGCCGTCCGAGCCATACCATGCCTCGGACTTGCCGCCGATGTCCGGGATTCCCTCCGTTGCTGAGAGTGCGCCATACACAAGATGGAGTTCGTCCTCTGAAGCAGATCCGCCGCCGACAGTTCCTGGCGGTGGCCTGAAGTCAAGGTCGCCTGCTGATTCGGCAGGGAAGAGCCACGGCGAAGCTGCCGTACCGGCTGCGCCGGCAGCAATAACCGCAGGATGGGGTACTCCGGTCAACCCGGCTGACGCCGATGCCACGATGTTTCTGATCTTCGAGCCGGTAGCGTTCTTTTCTTCAGCACTTATATTCTCATCGATCTGGAGATCGTACTCAGCCCCGTAAAGACCGGCTTGCCCGAGGGCGCGCAGATTGGCGCTTAGCGTTGACAGAGAGCGTGCTCGATCCGGATCAGAGGAAAAGTCCTCGGCAGCCAACGCGCCGTTGCGGATAGTCTGGTCCAAGATGTCGCGATAGAGATCGGCTCCCGCTCCGGTGCCGTCTGGATTCTCCGATGTCGGTTGGCCATACGTATTGTCGCTCGCGATGAGAGTGAACAATCGTGCGGTGCGCTGCTGCAACTCACTTGCATCGAGTGACGGATCGAACCCGGGGTGACCGTGGACCTCTGAATGCCCGCCGGCGAGAATATTCAAGTACGGCAGGGACGCTTCTCGAAGCGCTTGTGCCAGGTGAGGGTTGATCTTCCCGACCGCATCGCCGGACGAGTTCGCGTTCATCAGTCCGGCAAAGTTGTTGTCGCCGTCCGTGGTTGTTGCGTAGTCGAACAGTCCTGTGAAAGCGCGGTCGGCGAGAGCGGTCTGCGCTGGGTCGCCGCTCGTGCCGTCGTCGCGAATCCAATCGATGAGACCGCCTGCGGCGTCGCCGCCATCCTCCCAGTCGTGTTTGAGCACGTACCCGAGCATGTTGTCTCGGTCATAATCGGCGAGTTCCTCGCCGCTGGAGTACTCACCAGTGAGGATGGCGGCCGACGCCTCGTGGTTTCTGGTGCCCACGTCCATAAAGGTTCGGATCGTATCCTCGTAAGTTCGTGTGAGTGTCTCGTGGCCGTCGCGTGGTCCGCCGTAGTTGATCTCGGGTGCAATCAAACCGCTGTCGTCGGCGCTCCGGCTTGCACCTCCGGCAGCTTTACGGATGAGCTCGGTACCGAATCTTTCTCCCGGCGACACGTTTCCGGAGTTTGCGAGGAGACCGGCGAGTGGAACATCGAAGTTTCGGATGCGCGCTCCGTCATTGGAGTTGTGGTTACTCGCCCAGTCCTGCACCCAACCGGGCAGGTACTGATACCCGGTATTGGCGCCGACGTTCTCGTTCGACAGGGTGAGGAGGCCTTGGCCGAGGGCCTTGGACCAGGCGTCTCCGGTGGGTGTGTGCATGCCGTCGAACTTCGACTTCAGATCGAACAGTCCGTCTGACCCGACCGAACCGTAGAACGTGTGAAGGTACTCCTGGACACCACGCGGGACGTCGTCCAGCTTTTCGCCGTTCATCAGCCGCGCGATCTGCTCGTCGCTCAGGCCCGCCGCTCTCAGGCTGCGCCCGACCGCAGCAGCCTCTTCGTCGGTCCAGCCATCGGCGGCCAGCTGGCCGTGGCGGCGCCCGTCCTGCGCGCTGAGGGTGAGTGCCGGCGGTGCGATGGTGTTCAGGTTCCCGACGGCGGTCTGGATCAGAGCGGCGTGATCGGAGGCTGTGGTGGCCAGCTCGTCAGCTTTCCCCTTCACGAAGCTGGTCATCTCACCCTCCATGTCGGCGATCTGACCAGGAGTCAGCTCGTCGTCCTCCTTCGGGACGTACCGCATCTTCCACGACGGATCGGATTCGCTGACCAGCAGGAAGCGCTGCATGGATGCACCGAGCAGGGCGCCGTTGACTGCGGTCTTCGACGAGTCGATTGCCGCAGCGGCGTTGTTGAGCGCTGTTTGAAGGTCGTCGACCTTGGCCGCTACCTTCTTGGCCCACCCGTTCTGGTCACTCGCCCGCGCATTGGCCGCCGACCTGGCGCCGCCGGCCCACGACGTGTTGGGCACCTGGTCAACCGTTCGTTCGGCTGCCTCGGAGTTCTCTCGAATGGCATTCGCAAGGCAGGTCAGCTTCGCCTCGGCCAGCTCCCAGGGCCGCCACGAATCCATGATCACTTTTGTGAGGGGCGGGTGCCCGCTCATCGGGGTGGCTCGTTCTCGAGGAGAGCGGAAAGGGTACGGAACTTGGTCGCGTTCTCGCCGTCGACGTCGACCGCGATCGTGCGCGCTGCGCGCACGGCAGAGGCGAATGTCTCCCACTGCCCGGATACGGCTGTCTGCGCCTGCGTCAGTTTCGCTGTGGCGTCGGCACCCGCGCCGACGAGAGGTGAGTTCGGCATCGACGTGTTGATGGTGGCGGTGACGTCTGGCCTAGACGCGGACTCGATGAAGTAGCCCATGCCCTCGAGCGCACCCGCGACGCCGTCCATCGCACCTGAATTGACGACAAAATCCCCGCTCATCGTTCCCCCGACAGTCGTTGTGAGCACGTGACTTGGGAACACTTTACGATGCCGGCCGCGACCCGACGAGCGGGTGTCCACAACCGACCCGACCAGCCTGAACCTGGTCGCGGCTGTGGAAGGGACCTACAGCCCCGGCTTCACGACGTCGCCCCAGCCCTCGACGTCTTCGGGGCGCCGGGGGCTCGGACCGGTGTAGATCGCGGCCGGGCGGACCAGCTTGCCGAGCCGCTTCTGCTCCAGGATGTGCGCGCACCAGCCGGCGGTCCGGCCACAGGTGAACATCGCGGGCATCATGTGGGTCGGCACCTCGGCGAAGTCGAGGATGACCGCCGCCCAGAACTCGACGTTGGTCTCGATGGCGCGGTCGGGGCGTCGTTCCCGCAGTTCGGTGAGCGCGGCCTGCTCGAGTGCGGCGGCGATCTCGAAGCGAGGGACGCCCAATTCCTGTGCGGTGCGGCGGAGCACGCGGGCGCGCGGATCCTCTGCGCGGTACACGCGGTGCCCGAAGCCCATCAGCTTCTCCTTGCGGTCGAGGATTCCCTTCACGAGTCCTCGTGCGTCGCCGGTGTTCTCGACCTCTTCGATCATCGGCAGGACGCGGGCGGGGGCGCCGCCGTGCAGCGGTCCGGACATGGCGCCGATCGCGCCCGACAGCGATGCCGCGACGTCGGCCCCGGTGGAGGCGATCACCCG
Protein-coding sequences here:
- a CDS encoding DUF6054 family protein, producing the protein MSKHERAFTGDFDEVLHAIHACVLNGSSSASYEAGSDITVGDVRCATLVFERYSMVGNNRLSLTVTLIGRGRELNLVAITSGGSQAVFWKLNFYGEDAFLSQFVGHLDTIIGRQSA
- a CDS encoding invasin, which produces MSGDFVVNSGAMDGVAGALEGMGYFIESASRPDVTATINTSMPNSPLVGAGADATAKLTQAQTAVSGQWETFASAVRAARTIAVDVDGENATKFRTLSALLENEPPR
- a CDS encoding citrate synthase 2, whose translation is MANTVPEDFVAGLEGVVAFTTDIAEPDKNGGNLRYRGVDIEDLVENKVTFADVWALLVDGKFGDGLPPAEPFPLPIHTGDVRVDVQAALAMLAPIWGYQPLLDIDDATARDNLARASVMALSYVAQSARGIHQPAVPQHVIDECDTVTARFMTRWKGDPDPRHIAAIDAYWVSAAEHGMNASTFTARVIASTGADVAASLSGAIGAMSGPLHGGAPARVLPMIEEVENTGDARGLVKGILDRKEKLMGFGHRVYRAEDPRARVLRRTAQELGVPRFEIAAALEQAALTELRERRPDRAIETNVEFWAAVILDFAEVPTHMMPAMFTCGRTAGWCAHILEQKRLGKLVRPAAIYTGPSPRRPEDVEGWGDVVKPGL